Proteins encoded by one window of Archaeoglobus veneficus SNP6:
- the nuoB gene encoding NADH-quinone oxidoreductase subunit NuoB, with translation MSKDVNIESIRFLHSGPLAPIKRWGAKWSLWAVHLVTACCGVELAHTYASGYDAERWGSLNFGMMRQTNLIIVEGAISKKMARALRITWEQMPEPKFVIVMGACGIEGGLFWNSYHIARPSEIVPVDYYIPGCPPTPEALIRAIRALQKKIEKGEAKTTAEYAEVKLEDVLEIKEVKERKPPKAPLKLAPKPEIKIEPKEVDWEFGNELVSRLSEKLGGLGEVFITGVNRIYIKTTKERFVRVAEILSEDFDHVKSVNVIDLIHENRFVIEYTVSSYSVKELMSVLVTISAEIPRDNPKFPSLINIWPSADYQEREMYDFFGVWFEGNPWMGNKFLIAPEVETPLRKDFKIPQPNYVLGGES, from the coding sequence ATGAGCAAGGATGTGAATATTGAAAGCATCAGGTTTCTCCATTCCGGTCCACTTGCGCCCATAAAGAGGTGGGGTGCAAAGTGGAGTCTGTGGGCCGTACACCTCGTCACGGCATGCTGCGGTGTTGAACTTGCTCACACATACGCGAGCGGCTACGATGCGGAGCGCTGGGGCTCGCTGAACTTCGGAATGATGAGGCAGACGAACCTGATAATCGTTGAAGGAGCAATTTCGAAGAAGATGGCGAGAGCTCTCCGCATTACCTGGGAGCAGATGCCCGAGCCGAAGTTCGTTATAGTGATGGGTGCGTGCGGTATTGAAGGTGGTTTGTTCTGGAACAGCTATCACATAGCCAGGCCATCTGAGATCGTGCCCGTTGATTACTACATTCCCGGATGTCCACCCACACCCGAAGCGCTGATAAGGGCAATCAGAGCACTTCAGAAGAAGATAGAGAAGGGTGAGGCAAAGACGACTGCGGAATACGCTGAGGTAAAGCTCGAAGATGTACTCGAAATCAAGGAGGTTAAGGAAAGAAAGCCACCCAAAGCGCCGCTAAAGCTCGCTCCAAAACCTGAGATAAAGATTGAGCCAAAGGAGGTTGACTGGGAGTTTGGCAACGAGCTCGTGTCCAGGCTGTCTGAAAAGCTCGGCGGGCTTGGAGAAGTCTTCATTACGGGCGTTAACAGGATATATATTAAAACTACGAAGGAGCGCTTTGTGAGAGTTGCCGAAATACTGAGTGAGGATTTCGACCACGTGAAGTCTGTCAACGTGATTGACCTGATTCACGAGAACAGGTTTGTTATTGAGTACACTGTTTCGAGCTACAGCGTTAAGGAGCTTATGTCTGTCCTCGTAACGATTTCAGCGGAAATACCCCGCGATAATCCAAAATTCCCGAGCCTGATAAACATATGGCCTTCTGCCGATTACCAGGAGAGGGAAATGTACGACTTCTTTGGTGTGTGGTTCGAGGGCAACCCGTGGATGGGCAACAAGTTCCTCATCGCTCCAGAGGTGGAAACGCCCCTCAGGAAGGACTTCAAGATACCTCAGCCGAACTATGTCCTCGGAGGTGAGTCATAA
- a CDS encoding NADH-quinone oxidoreductase subunit D, whose product MREISLNVPVEPPFEMESLYLPVPPGLVEETYNKDEFVIFVGPQHGGSGHMRIIVRLKGDVITEAIPDPGYVHRGMEKLAENRLYIQNIPLFERPAIMDCANFNLGYVRAIEQALDIEVPERARYIRTILAELCRIGTHLYDAGILAVFLGHTTGFMWPFAMRELICEALMRICGARVTASYIIPGGVRNDIDRGVLEYIREVTFFIEKKARDFERVFIKNPVTIARMKDVAVISKKEAIKYGLVGPFLRASGVEYDVRAVEPYEAYDELSWDVVVGDDGDSYSRFLVRVNEITQSINIIRQAVSALRSMPEGNVISADVSGKKKKAKAKEGEEGEEGKEEKKGLDDVKGAFFRLYGRLTLPSGEYTTLTEAARGTVLYTIVSDGQSTMPYRLRLVTPGWLYLKGFMESLKGCRLADLQAVYGSFGYFPPEADR is encoded by the coding sequence ATGAGGGAAATATCCCTTAACGTTCCGGTTGAACCTCCTTTTGAAATGGAGAGTCTTTACCTGCCAGTTCCGCCGGGCCTCGTCGAGGAGACGTACAATAAGGATGAATTCGTGATATTCGTCGGCCCGCAGCACGGTGGAAGCGGGCACATGAGAATCATAGTCAGACTCAAGGGAGATGTGATCACCGAGGCAATTCCTGACCCAGGATACGTTCACAGAGGAATGGAGAAGCTCGCTGAGAACAGACTGTACATCCAGAACATTCCTCTGTTTGAAAGACCGGCTATCATGGACTGCGCGAACTTCAACCTCGGTTATGTAAGGGCAATTGAGCAAGCTTTGGACATTGAGGTGCCTGAGAGGGCGAGGTATATCAGGACAATTCTCGCCGAACTCTGCAGGATTGGTACTCATTTATACGATGCGGGAATCCTTGCGGTCTTCCTTGGCCATACGACGGGCTTCATGTGGCCCTTTGCCATGAGAGAGCTCATATGCGAGGCATTGATGAGAATCTGTGGAGCCCGTGTAACCGCGTCCTACATCATTCCTGGAGGAGTCAGGAATGACATTGACAGGGGAGTTCTGGAGTACATCCGCGAAGTAACTTTCTTCATCGAGAAGAAGGCAAGGGATTTTGAGAGGGTGTTCATTAAGAACCCCGTAACCATTGCGAGGATGAAGGATGTCGCGGTTATATCCAAGAAGGAAGCCATAAAATATGGCCTCGTTGGCCCGTTTCTGAGAGCGTCAGGCGTTGAGTACGATGTCAGGGCCGTGGAACCGTACGAGGCATACGATGAGCTGAGCTGGGATGTGGTTGTTGGAGATGACGGCGACTCCTACTCAAGATTCCTGGTTAGAGTTAATGAGATCACCCAGAGCATCAACATAATCAGACAGGCCGTGAGCGCACTCAGAAGCATGCCTGAAGGAAACGTGATAAGCGCTGACGTTTCGGGCAAGAAAAAGAAGGCTAAGGCCAAGGAGGGCGAAGAAGGTGAGGAAGGTAAAGAGGAAAAGAAAGGTCTGGACGACGTAAAGGGAGCATTCTTCAGACTTTACGGCAGACTTACCCTTCCATCTGGTGAGTACACAACGCTTACCGAAGCGGCAAGGGGAACGGTTCTGTACACCATTGTTAGCGATGGCCAGTCAACGATGCCCTACAGGCTCCGCCTGGTTACTCCTGGCTGGCTGTACCTCAAGGGCTTCATGGAATCGCTCAAGGGATGCAGGCTTGCTGATTTGCAGGCTGTGTACGGCAGTTTTGGTTACTTCCCGCCGGAGGCGGATAGGTGA
- the nuoH gene encoding NADH-quinone oxidoreductase subunit NuoH, with protein MSIGYNELLNMFRENMVSIPLLTKKVALFHYGGNVVYLNSLADAFANVPLLNFIVALLFWKPLFAVLFIPGLTAIMLSLLFIIWFERKVTARVQWRYGPVEVSRNVGGIIQPLADGMRYFFQEVIVHREAHRPYFLQFPLISFLPVLLPILVIPAGAIYAIRTPYAIPAAIGLIALVPIIIVAIGWASNSKYAYIGSMREVFMYFAYEIALIIAAMAMVIAYGSSDAFVIVEKQSLVPGIVLNPFACLAFFVATVMATSRFPFEIPEADQEVVFGPFIEYTGIIFGVVMTLAYEKLYLLSLLLSILFLGGWNGPHIACLGDLSPALWLFLKTVGLMMIFVFFRTFYGRYRLDQAIRIGWSSLLALSLISLLVGIGIGFAGWL; from the coding sequence ATGAGCATAGGCTACAACGAGCTTTTGAACATGTTTAGGGAGAACATGGTTAGCATCCCCCTGCTGACGAAGAAGGTGGCCCTATTCCACTATGGGGGCAACGTGGTTTACCTGAACTCGCTTGCCGACGCGTTTGCCAACGTGCCCCTGTTAAACTTCATCGTGGCTTTGCTGTTCTGGAAACCCCTGTTTGCTGTACTCTTCATTCCAGGGCTTACAGCTATAATGCTGAGTCTGCTGTTCATCATATGGTTTGAGAGGAAGGTTACGGCGAGAGTCCAGTGGAGGTACGGCCCCGTTGAAGTTTCGAGGAACGTGGGCGGTATAATTCAGCCTCTCGCTGACGGTATGAGGTACTTCTTCCAGGAGGTTATTGTTCACAGAGAAGCACATCGCCCGTACTTCCTGCAGTTCCCTCTCATCTCTTTCCTGCCCGTCCTGCTGCCGATCCTCGTGATTCCTGCAGGAGCAATATATGCAATTAGAACGCCCTACGCAATACCCGCAGCCATAGGCCTGATTGCACTCGTTCCAATAATCATCGTTGCCATTGGCTGGGCGTCAAACAGCAAGTATGCGTACATAGGCTCAATGAGAGAGGTGTTCATGTACTTTGCCTACGAGATTGCACTGATAATTGCAGCCATGGCCATGGTTATTGCCTACGGCAGCTCGGATGCATTCGTGATTGTTGAGAAGCAGTCGCTTGTTCCCGGCATCGTCCTGAACCCCTTTGCCTGCCTTGCATTCTTCGTCGCAACAGTCATGGCAACTTCGAGGTTCCCCTTTGAGATTCCCGAGGCTGACCAGGAAGTCGTCTTTGGCCCATTCATAGAGTACACGGGCATTATCTTTGGAGTTGTCATGACTCTCGCCTACGAGAAGCTCTACCTTCTGAGCCTTCTGCTGAGCATTCTGTTCCTTGGTGGATGGAACGGGCCTCACATCGCATGTCTCGGTGACCTCTCGCCGGCACTATGGCTTTTCCTCAAGACAGTCGGGCTGATGATGATCTTCGTATTCTTCAGAACTTTCTACGGGAGGTACAGGCTTGATCAGGCAATAAGGATTGGCTGGAGCTCACTGCTTGCTCTGTCCCTCATATCTCTCCTCGTGGGGATAGGCATTGGCTTTGCGGGGTGGTTGTAA
- a CDS encoding 4Fe-4S binding protein: MPGVFRIEVPSPDFPSRVRLHLEAFGIGLREAIKPSRLTVQYPREIRKRPDNFRGMLIFEIDKCISCFQCAFVCPANAIAMKKGPDGKYYPSVNYAKCIFCHFCADTCPKGAWKSSKFMDVAFPTIEEMLLTTEKLLRPPRVERDDERTVVYELKDGNLIMKKLPPEEDIIGVEKD, encoded by the coding sequence ATGCCCGGAGTCTTCAGGATTGAAGTACCTTCTCCGGACTTTCCGAGCAGGGTCAGGCTTCACCTTGAGGCCTTTGGAATTGGGCTGAGAGAAGCGATAAAGCCGAGCAGGTTAACTGTTCAGTATCCCAGAGAGATCAGAAAGAGGCCTGACAATTTCAGAGGGATGCTGATATTCGAAATAGACAAGTGCATAAGCTGCTTCCAGTGCGCCTTTGTGTGTCCGGCGAACGCAATAGCAATGAAAAAGGGTCCGGACGGCAAGTACTATCCTTCAGTAAACTACGCGAAGTGCATATTCTGTCACTTCTGCGCCGACACGTGCCCGAAAGGCGCATGGAAGTCATCGAAATTCATGGATGTTGCTTTTCCAACTATTGAAGAGATGCTTCTCACAACAGAAAAGCTCCTCAGACCTCCGAGGGTCGAAAGGGACGACGAGCGTACTGTCGTTTACGAACTCAAGGACGGAAACCTTATTATGAAGAAACTCCCGCCGGAGGAGGACATAATAGGCGTGGAGAAAGATTAG
- a CDS encoding Coenzyme F420 hydrogenase/dehydrogenase, beta subunit C-terminal domain, translating to MSGEAKGKKKEKPPKIIDAKYFGNLKVAVIDKGICSHCSTCATACPAKGITTEGVIDFPNWEEDCTDCGFCIRVCPRWDYRPLNGLGEYIEIFAAKSNRFSGQDGGMVTEILASAMEMGIIEAAAVVRRDEEWKPAAFVAKSVEELVQASGTKYSYADVLPALRKAGKVSAAIVGTPCMVSGARKLQQNFAKYRNNIRLVVGLFCTENFYYEDLRRFLESKGIDISRVEKMDIKKGKFIVSPQGVSFPVKEMDEIVPSGCKVCQDFAAVESDVSIGSVGASDGFSAVIVRSEVAKQIVDYIREKGYATFEDAKVELIEKLVNFKIKIHPYP from the coding sequence ATGAGCGGGGAAGCCAAAGGGAAAAAGAAGGAGAAGCCACCCAAAATCATAGATGCGAAGTACTTTGGCAACCTGAAGGTAGCGGTGATTGATAAGGGTATCTGCAGCCACTGTTCGACATGTGCCACTGCATGTCCGGCGAAGGGAATAACCACTGAAGGTGTGATAGACTTCCCTAACTGGGAAGAGGATTGCACAGACTGCGGTTTCTGTATCAGAGTGTGTCCGAGGTGGGATTACAGACCTCTAAACGGCCTCGGCGAGTACATCGAGATTTTCGCAGCGAAGTCCAACAGGTTCTCCGGCCAGGATGGAGGAATGGTTACTGAAATTCTCGCGTCTGCAATGGAGATGGGCATCATAGAAGCTGCGGCAGTGGTGAGAAGGGACGAGGAATGGAAGCCTGCAGCTTTCGTTGCTAAAAGCGTGGAGGAGCTTGTGCAGGCGAGTGGGACGAAGTATAGCTATGCAGACGTGCTTCCCGCCCTGAGGAAAGCAGGGAAGGTTAGCGCGGCCATCGTTGGTACTCCGTGCATGGTGAGCGGTGCGAGAAAGCTCCAGCAGAACTTTGCAAAGTACAGAAACAATATCAGGCTGGTAGTCGGCCTCTTCTGCACGGAGAACTTCTACTACGAGGACCTGAGGAGGTTCCTGGAGTCCAAAGGTATCGACATCTCCAGGGTTGAGAAGATGGACATAAAGAAGGGTAAGTTTATCGTATCACCACAGGGCGTTAGTTTTCCCGTAAAGGAAATGGACGAAATCGTACCTTCGGGATGTAAGGTCTGCCAGGACTTCGCAGCGGTTGAGAGTGACGTGAGCATCGGCAGCGTTGGGGCGAGTGATGGATTCTCAGCAGTAATCGTGAGGAGTGAAGTGGCAAAGCAGATTGTTGATTACATCAGGGAGAAGGGCTACGCCACCTTCGAAGATGCCAAGGTTGAACTGATTGAGAAGCTCGTGAACTTCAAGATTAAGATACACCCGTACCCCTGA
- a CDS encoding hydrogenase iron-sulfur subunit, whose amino-acid sequence MCEPVIIAFCCYHCSYEAADRAGGARKEYPENVRIIRVPCTGRIEPEFIMKAFKCGADGVLVLGCRPGGCHFKVGNYKAYGRYLLLRKILKSVGVEEERIKFDWVDASEDDRFVRILTEFVEKIRGLKKL is encoded by the coding sequence ATGTGCGAACCAGTAATTATTGCATTTTGCTGTTACCACTGCAGTTACGAAGCTGCAGACAGGGCCGGTGGAGCAAGAAAGGAATATCCGGAGAACGTGCGAATAATAAGGGTTCCCTGTACCGGAAGGATCGAACCTGAGTTTATTATGAAGGCCTTTAAGTGCGGAGCCGACGGAGTGCTGGTACTCGGCTGTCGTCCCGGTGGATGTCACTTTAAGGTTGGCAACTACAAAGCCTATGGAAGATACCTGTTGCTCAGGAAAATCCTCAAAAGTGTGGGCGTTGAGGAGGAAAGGATAAAATTCGACTGGGTTGATGCGAGTGAGGACGACAGGTTCGTCAGAATTTTAACTGAATTCGTTGAAAAAATCAGAGGGTTGAAGAAGCTTTGA
- a CDS encoding CoB--CoM heterodisulfide reductase iron-sulfur subunit A family protein, whose product MVKKRKLVYLCECGGEISKKIDLNRVAKAISAEVEGVVTVPMLCIPEVLNSLPEEISGFTHVVFGACTPKRIESTLQEVAKKAKINPFLTHVVNLREQCAWVSKNPDLATDKAIHLMKGALNRVEYHEPLEEKYIDANLDVAIVGAGVAGILAALTLSEDTRRTIYLIERNPHIGGRTITYELLSPNLTCAQCLMAPLIQEVLGRSNVEVFTNAEVLEAKGGLGNFLLRVLQKPRYVDADKCVGCGMCTEACPVRVANDYEYGMKERGAIYLPYPGVLPNVPVIDRENCLYTRGCQKCIESCAFEAINFEDNAREISLKCGAVILAQGFSVYPARDEARIYTSPKFERVLARDGPTGGKILLPDGQEPKSVAIIHCVSREELGYCSKICCSVALKYSHIIHERLPDCAIHHIYIDLVLPSPLHWKLYDEISRIARFHRRLPGSKVSVNNANGKVTIEYTGERGNQKLSVDMAILMCGIAPSPEVKKIAEVFDLSLNEFGFLEVTDLITSPVEVSSGVLAAGGVLGPCSVEESVQQAMAAAGRILSKLRHGEKLLIEPTACTIDGERCSGCKLCIALCPYRAISYDEERGVCVIDETFCKGCGICVPACPVGAIKARHYTTEQIFAEIEGITGCANQ is encoded by the coding sequence ATGGTTAAAAAGCGCAAATTAGTCTATTTATGTGAGTGTGGAGGTGAAATCAGCAAAAAAATAGACCTCAACAGGGTTGCTAAAGCTATAAGCGCAGAAGTAGAAGGGGTTGTCACAGTTCCAATGCTATGCATACCGGAAGTCCTGAACAGCTTGCCAGAAGAAATTTCAGGATTCACACACGTTGTCTTTGGAGCGTGCACCCCAAAGAGGATAGAAAGTACACTGCAGGAGGTAGCCAAAAAGGCGAAAATTAATCCCTTTTTAACTCATGTCGTAAACTTACGTGAGCAGTGCGCCTGGGTGAGTAAGAACCCGGATCTGGCAACAGATAAAGCAATACACCTGATGAAGGGTGCGCTGAACAGAGTCGAGTATCACGAACCCCTGGAGGAGAAGTACATAGACGCTAACTTAGATGTCGCAATAGTTGGCGCGGGTGTGGCTGGTATTCTTGCAGCGCTCACCCTGAGTGAGGACACGCGTAGAACGATTTACCTTATTGAGAGAAACCCGCACATCGGTGGAAGAACGATTACCTACGAACTTCTGTCCCCAAACCTCACCTGTGCACAGTGTCTAATGGCTCCATTAATTCAGGAAGTTCTTGGAAGGTCTAACGTTGAAGTATTCACCAATGCAGAAGTTCTGGAAGCCAAGGGTGGCTTGGGAAACTTTCTGTTAAGGGTTCTCCAGAAACCGAGGTATGTGGATGCGGATAAATGCGTGGGCTGCGGTATGTGCACAGAAGCGTGTCCGGTAAGAGTGGCAAATGACTATGAGTATGGAATGAAGGAGAGAGGAGCAATATACCTGCCGTATCCCGGAGTGCTGCCGAACGTGCCTGTTATTGACCGGGAAAATTGCCTCTACACGAGAGGGTGTCAAAAGTGTATCGAGTCGTGTGCCTTTGAAGCTATAAACTTTGAGGATAATGCCCGGGAAATAAGTTTAAAGTGTGGAGCAGTAATACTTGCACAGGGATTTTCGGTATATCCTGCCCGTGATGAAGCCCGGATATATACTTCCCCAAAATTCGAGAGGGTGCTCGCCAGAGATGGCCCCACAGGCGGCAAAATTTTGCTGCCCGATGGACAGGAACCGAAATCCGTAGCGATAATCCACTGTGTTAGTAGGGAAGAACTGGGCTACTGCTCCAAAATTTGCTGTTCCGTTGCCCTGAAGTACTCGCACATAATTCACGAACGATTGCCAGACTGTGCAATTCACCACATTTACATCGACCTTGTTCTGCCCAGCCCCCTGCACTGGAAACTTTACGATGAGATATCCAGGATAGCAAGATTCCACAGAAGGTTGCCTGGAAGCAAGGTTAGCGTGAATAACGCCAATGGAAAAGTAACCATAGAATACACGGGAGAGAGAGGGAACCAGAAGTTGAGCGTGGATATGGCTATTCTGATGTGCGGTATAGCTCCCTCTCCAGAGGTCAAAAAAATTGCAGAAGTGTTTGACCTCAGCCTGAATGAATTCGGCTTCCTTGAAGTTACAGACCTGATAACGTCGCCTGTGGAGGTATCTTCAGGTGTACTGGCGGCAGGTGGAGTTTTAGGGCCGTGCAGCGTAGAAGAGAGTGTTCAACAAGCAATGGCGGCTGCTGGCAGGATTCTATCAAAACTTCGTCATGGAGAAAAACTCTTAATAGAGCCAACAGCGTGTACTATTGACGGGGAGAGGTGCTCAGGCTGTAAGCTCTGCATCGCACTGTGTCCGTATAGAGCGATCTCATACGATGAAGAAAGGGGCGTGTGCGTGATCGATGAGACCTTCTGCAAAGGGTGTGGCATTTGCGTACCGGCCTGTCCGGTGGGGGCAATCAAAGCAAGACATTACACAACCGAACAGATCTTTGCCGAAATAGAGGGGATTACCGGATGTGCGAACCAGTAA
- a CDS encoding GAF domain-containing protein, whose product MSKLNTLPNHSGSIEPDKIALGIENVFVPIYVVTPEGEIVFASKGCARLTKLSVEELIGRKCYEVFNSNRCQTPGCPLNLYKEKTDACMDDKLYVEVTLPSGETRYLRAYHAPIASNGKLWGVIEVLEDFTEVKESVTRTMDMISSLIRGDFSKTLRTSELHEDFREIGETLNVLNIVLELGLRNISDAVKQIAEGKFSEVEWDMPGIYAEITNNINQAIKQINITLHEIQDLCTAIRDGDLSKMIDVSKLTGVFAEIGERINEMSIALELGLRNTSDAVKQIAEGKFSEVEWDMPGIYAEITNNINQAIKQINITLHEIQDLCTAIRDGDLSKMIDVSKLTGVFAEIGERINDAIKHVYELNNLLKVLSEINELVARERNPEIVLKAVCEKLSLIYDAVFTSLGSRKEELKPVRSKGIDIDSMNRAIKYCPSISKALDGQIMKLKMDDKLCRHCTDKPHKYVLSIPLIHDVLHGVITIHSSSDFSEDEIELLQKLSSNIAFALSAYEVEKDREKLNNLLKVLSEINELVARERNPEIVLKAVCEKLSLIYDAVFTSLGSRKEELKPVRSKGIDIDSMNRAIKYCPSISKALDGQIMKLKMDDKLCRHCTDKPHKYVLSIPLIHDVLHGVITIHSSSDFSEDEIELLQKLSSNIAFALSAYEVEKDREKAIEQLAANLKQFESSADRLRNPLAVIMGSLELVDELGKDKVFEIIREHVKRIKDELDDMRKEEIKTYKLTEKIYSTLTSKK is encoded by the coding sequence ATGTCAAAGTTGAACACTCTTCCCAATCATTCCGGAAGCATTGAACCGGATAAGATCGCTTTAGGAATTGAAAACGTATTCGTCCCCATCTACGTGGTCACACCTGAAGGTGAGATAGTTTTTGCAAGTAAAGGGTGTGCCAGGCTGACGAAACTCAGTGTTGAAGAGCTCATAGGGAGAAAGTGCTACGAGGTATTTAACTCCAACCGCTGCCAAACGCCGGGCTGCCCCCTGAACCTGTACAAAGAGAAGACAGATGCCTGTATGGATGATAAATTATACGTTGAAGTTACTCTACCATCCGGCGAGACTCGATATCTACGCGCTTATCATGCACCAATTGCTTCAAATGGAAAGTTATGGGGAGTCATAGAGGTACTTGAGGACTTCACTGAGGTAAAAGAATCCGTAACCAGAACAATGGACATGATATCCTCGCTAATCAGGGGTGACTTCTCAAAGACACTCCGGACTTCAGAACTCCACGAAGACTTCCGAGAGATAGGAGAAACGCTGAACGTGTTGAACATAGTGCTGGAACTCGGTTTGAGGAATATTTCAGATGCTGTTAAGCAGATTGCAGAGGGTAAGTTCAGCGAAGTTGAATGGGACATGCCGGGAATTTACGCAGAAATTACAAATAATATAAATCAAGCTATAAAGCAAATTAATATTACCCTGCATGAGATACAGGACCTGTGCACAGCCATACGGGATGGAGACCTTTCGAAGATGATTGACGTTTCAAAGCTTACTGGTGTTTTTGCTGAGATTGGTGAGAGGATTAACGAGATGTCAATAGCGCTGGAGCTTGGCTTGAGAAACACTTCAGATGCTGTTAAGCAGATTGCAGAGGGTAAGTTCAGCGAAGTTGAATGGGACATGCCGGGAATTTACGCAGAAATTACAAATAATATAAATCAAGCTATAAAGCAAATTAATATTACCCTGCATGAGATACAGGACCTGTGCACAGCCATACGGGATGGAGACCTTTCGAAGATGATTGACGTTTCAAAGCTTACTGGTGTTTTTGCTGAGATTGGTGAGAGGATTAACGATGCAATTAAACACGTATACGAGCTTAACAACCTGCTTAAAGTCTTATCAGAAATAAACGAGCTCGTTGCAAGGGAGAGGAATCCAGAAATCGTGCTTAAAGCCGTCTGCGAGAAGCTTTCACTGATTTATGATGCGGTCTTCACTTCTCTCGGAAGCAGGAAAGAAGAGCTGAAACCTGTAAGATCGAAGGGTATCGACATAGATTCCATGAACAGGGCGATTAAGTACTGCCCATCCATCTCAAAGGCCCTGGATGGGCAGATAATGAAGCTAAAGATGGATGACAAGCTCTGCAGGCACTGCACGGACAAACCGCACAAGTATGTTTTATCGATTCCTCTCATACACGACGTGCTCCATGGTGTTATTACAATTCACTCAAGTTCGGACTTCAGCGAAGATGAGATAGAGCTCCTTCAGAAGCTTTCAAGTAACATAGCCTTTGCGCTGAGTGCGTACGAGGTTGAGAAGGATAGAGAAAAGCTTAACAACCTGCTTAAAGTCTTATCAGAAATAAACGAGCTCGTTGCAAGGGAGAGGAATCCAGAAATCGTGCTTAAAGCCGTCTGCGAGAAGCTTTCACTGATTTATGATGCGGTCTTCACTTCTCTCGGAAGCAGGAAAGAAGAGCTGAAACCTGTAAGATCGAAGGGTATCGACATAGATTCCATGAACAGGGCGATTAAGTACTGCCCATCCATCTCAAAGGCCCTGGATGGGCAGATAATGAAGCTAAAGATGGATGACAAGCTCTGCAGGCACTGCACGGACAAACCGCACAAGTATGTTTTATCGATTCCTCTCATACACGACGTGCTCCATGGTGTTATTACAATTCACTCAAGTTCGGACTTCAGCGAAGATGAGATAGAGCTCCTTCAGAAGCTTTCAAGTAACATAGCCTTTGCGCTGAGTGCGTACGAGGTTGAGAAGGATAGAGAAAAGGCCATTGAGCAGCTTGCAGCCAACCTCAAACAGTTTGAGTCCTCGGCAGACAGACTGAGAAACCCCCTCGCAGTTATAATGGGTTCGCTTGAGCTGGTAGATGAGCTCGGAAAAGATAAAGTTTTTGAGATTATACGTGAACATGTAAAGAGGATAAAAGATGAGCTCGATGATATGAGAAAGGAGGAGATAAAAACTTACAAACTAACAGAGAAAATATACAGTACTTTAACTTCAAAAAAATAA
- a CDS encoding sulfurtransferase TusA family protein, producing the protein MAEEEMDLRGLKCPQPILKIHARVTKLPPGTTIKVMADCPTFERDLKIWAAKTGKTILECVKTGNIWRARIRI; encoded by the coding sequence GTGGCAGAGGAAGAGATGGATCTGAGGGGGCTGAAGTGCCCGCAACCGATTCTAAAGATTCACGCAAGAGTTACCAAACTTCCACCAGGGACCACAATCAAAGTGATGGCAGACTGTCCAACTTTCGAAAGGGATTTGAAAATATGGGCAGCCAAGACCGGAAAAACCATACTTGAATGCGTGAAAACCGGCAACATTTGGAGGGCACGAATAAGAATATAA
- a CDS encoding AAA family ATPase, which produces MREVINSYLEATRSEETKYLFLDEVTNIAEWWKAVKYLIDVGKLSDRAFG; this is translated from the coding sequence CTGAGGGAAGTTATAAACAGCTACCTGGAAGCTACAAGGTCTGAAGAGACGAAGTACCTTTTTCTCGATGAAGTTACGAACATAGCTGAGTGGTGGAAGGCTGTAAAGTACCTGATCGACGTCGGAAAACTTTCTGATAGAGCTTTCGGGTGA
- a CDS encoding nucleotidyltransferase domain-containing protein, translating to MIKESYQKAIDEFVRRVRKYGDKIESIILFGSVARGEAREDSDIDILIISKGDSFDMQKRISEVVVEILLNTGIYISAKVISTEEYNLMRNINSSFFRNISKEGIVIG from the coding sequence ATGATCAAAGAGAGTTATCAAAAAGCCATTGATGAATTCGTTAGAAGAGTCAGAAAGTACGGAGATAAGATAGAGAGTATTATCCTCTTTGGCTCGGTTGCAAGAGGTGAAGCGAGAGAGGATTCGGATATTGACATACTGATAATCTCTAAAGGAGATTCATTCGATATGCAGAAACGGATATCCGAAGTTGTTGTTGAGATTCTGCTAAATACGGGTATATACATATCTGCAAAGGTTATATCTACCGAAGAATATAATTTAATGAGAAATATAAACTCTTCATTCTTCAGAAACATATCGAAAGAGGGGATTGTAATTGGATGA